Proteins encoded by one window of Nocardia goodfellowii:
- a CDS encoding TetR/AcrR family transcriptional regulator — protein sequence MTDEPDQTPARRSDATRAKILEAARARFAAEGFRKATVRAIAADAGIDPSMVMRYYGNKDGLFAAAVDISLELPDLSAADPETLGDLLIRRFLAIWEEPPGNEVMLTLLRTAITDDALADRARAVFAEQVLPAVLRYGDPADAPRRSGLVASQLLGLALCRYVLRLPPVLAMTPDRIVADIGPTLQGYLTSRPG from the coding sequence ATGACTGACGAGCCTGATCAGACCCCCGCGCGTCGCTCGGATGCCACCCGCGCCAAGATTCTCGAGGCCGCGCGGGCGCGGTTCGCCGCCGAAGGCTTCCGCAAGGCGACCGTGCGTGCCATCGCGGCCGACGCCGGTATCGACCCGTCCATGGTGATGCGGTACTACGGCAACAAGGACGGCCTCTTCGCCGCCGCCGTCGACATCTCCCTGGAACTGCCCGACCTGTCGGCCGCCGACCCGGAAACCCTGGGCGACTTGCTCATTCGCCGCTTCCTCGCGATCTGGGAGGAGCCGCCGGGCAACGAGGTCATGCTCACGCTGCTCCGTACCGCGATCACCGACGACGCGCTCGCCGATCGCGCCCGCGCGGTGTTCGCCGAGCAGGTTCTGCCCGCTGTCCTGCGCTACGGCGACCCCGCGGACGCGCCCCGGCGCAGTGGGCTCGTCGCCAGCCAGCTCCTCGGTCTCGCCCTCTGTCGCTACGTTCTCCGGTTGCCCCCGGTGCTGGCGATGACTCCGGATCGGATCGTCGCCGACATCGGTCCGACGCTGCAGGGTTATTTGACCTCGCGGCCCGGCTAG
- a CDS encoding MarR family winged helix-turn-helix transcriptional regulator, translating into MSIDPSATLLKLLVQTTRAFEQELNSRLRAESHGDLRPAHYAVFRYLDPAGSRVTTLAEAAGMTQQSMGELITHLERCGYVERRVDPADRRGRLVVLTESGHAVLRVAAGHIRSIEEQLRRALGAEGLVDLRELLARSGESLTAIGDSVRTP; encoded by the coding sequence GTGTCAATAGACCCGTCCGCCACCTTGTTGAAGCTGCTCGTCCAGACCACCCGAGCCTTCGAGCAGGAGCTCAACAGCCGGTTACGCGCCGAATCGCATGGCGACCTGCGCCCCGCCCACTACGCGGTCTTCCGCTACCTCGACCCCGCGGGTTCGCGCGTCACCACCCTTGCCGAGGCCGCGGGCATGACACAGCAGTCGATGGGCGAGTTGATCACCCACCTGGAGCGTTGCGGATATGTCGAGCGTCGCGTCGATCCCGCCGATCGGCGCGGTCGCTTGGTCGTCCTCACCGAGTCCGGTCACGCCGTCCTCCGGGTGGCCGCCGGGCACATTCGGTCGATCGAGGAGCAGCTCCGTCGCGCCCTCGGCGCCGAGGGTCTCGTCGACCTCCGCGAACTCCTCGCCCGTTCCGGCGAAAGCCTCACCGCCATCGGTGATTCCGTCCGCACGCCCTAA
- a CDS encoding acyl-CoA dehydrogenase family protein, protein MDFTPTEAQNDLAGLTAEVCGKLITADRLRELDAEGRYDGALWNSLAETGILAAALPEALGGGGFGILEQTAVLRELGKAVAAVPYLSSIVIGAGALAAYGSAAQREWAGKAATGEVVLTAALSEVHNWEPAEPATVAREADGGWRLAGHKTTVPYADRAARILVPASVSGTPAVFLVDPSDDSVELTAQRVVDLSAEFEVELHDTPAELIGTVESGAEILDWILSRAWTGLAAQQLGTLERALELVADYAREREQFGKPIGAFQAVAQRLADAYIDIQGLRLAVTQAAWRLSEGLPSTEAVHTAKFWAADAGHRVAHTVVHVHGGVGIDRDHIVHNYFTAAKHNEFALGGGTDHLRAIGAALAASA, encoded by the coding sequence ATGGATTTCACTCCTACCGAAGCGCAGAACGACCTGGCGGGCCTGACCGCCGAGGTGTGCGGCAAGTTGATCACCGCCGACCGCCTGCGCGAACTCGACGCCGAAGGCCGTTACGACGGGGCGCTGTGGAACTCGCTCGCCGAGACCGGCATTCTGGCGGCGGCGCTGCCGGAGGCCCTGGGCGGCGGCGGTTTCGGCATTCTGGAACAGACCGCGGTGCTGCGCGAACTCGGCAAAGCCGTGGCGGCGGTGCCGTATCTGTCCTCCATCGTGATCGGTGCGGGCGCGCTGGCCGCGTACGGTTCCGCGGCACAGCGGGAATGGGCCGGTAAGGCCGCGACCGGCGAGGTCGTGCTGACCGCCGCGCTGTCCGAGGTACACAACTGGGAGCCCGCCGAACCCGCCACCGTGGCCCGCGAAGCGGACGGCGGCTGGCGACTGGCCGGCCACAAGACCACCGTGCCCTACGCCGATCGCGCCGCGCGAATCCTGGTGCCCGCCAGCGTTTCCGGCACTCCCGCGGTGTTCCTGGTCGACCCGTCCGACGACTCGGTGGAACTGACCGCGCAGCGCGTCGTCGATCTCAGCGCCGAGTTCGAAGTCGAATTGCACGACACCCCAGCGGAATTGATCGGCACGGTCGAGTCCGGCGCGGAGATCCTGGACTGGATCCTCAGCCGCGCCTGGACCGGCCTGGCAGCACAGCAGCTCGGCACCCTGGAGAGGGCGCTGGAACTGGTTGCCGACTACGCCCGCGAACGCGAGCAGTTCGGCAAGCCCATCGGCGCCTTCCAGGCCGTCGCGCAGCGCCTCGCCGACGCCTACATCGACATCCAGGGCCTGCGCCTGGCGGTCACCCAGGCTGCCTGGCGGCTGTCCGAGGGACTGCCCAGCACCGAAGCGGTGCACACCGCCAAGTTCTGGGCCGCCGACGCCGGTCACCGCGTCGCGCACACCGTCGTCCACGTGCACGGCGGCGTCGGCATCGACCGTGACCACATCGTGCACAATTACTTCACGGCGGCCAAGCACAATGAATTCGCGCTGGGCGGCGGCACGGACCACCTCCGCGCGATCGGCGCGGCGCTGGCCGCATCGGCCTGA
- a CDS encoding crotonase/enoyl-CoA hydratase family protein: MPDCLVEKRDHVLIVTMNRPEARNALSAEMMAIMRDAWDQVDNDPDIRTAILTGAGGAFCAGMDLKAMSANHPGDNESSFDPANLPALLKGRRLTKPLIAAVEGAAIAGGTEILQGTDIRVAAQSAKFGVSEARWGLFPLGGSAVRLVRQIPYTVAAEILLTGRHITAAEAKEYGLVGHVVPDGTALDKALELAQQIANNGPLAVQAILRTLRETEAMHELDAFQIEAKIGMSVFRSADAKEGPKAFAEKRKPNFTGK; encoded by the coding sequence ATGCCGGATTGCCTCGTCGAGAAGCGCGATCACGTTCTCATCGTCACGATGAATCGCCCCGAGGCTCGCAATGCCCTGTCCGCCGAGATGATGGCGATCATGCGCGACGCCTGGGACCAGGTCGACAACGACCCGGACATCCGGACGGCCATCCTCACCGGCGCGGGCGGCGCGTTCTGCGCGGGCATGGATCTCAAGGCGATGAGCGCCAACCATCCGGGCGACAACGAGTCCAGTTTCGACCCCGCCAATCTCCCCGCTCTGCTCAAGGGCCGTCGCCTGACCAAGCCGCTGATCGCGGCGGTAGAGGGCGCGGCCATCGCCGGCGGCACCGAGATCCTGCAAGGCACCGATATCCGGGTGGCGGCCCAGAGCGCGAAATTCGGCGTCTCCGAGGCGCGCTGGGGCCTGTTCCCGCTCGGCGGGTCGGCGGTACGCCTGGTGCGCCAGATTCCCTACACCGTCGCCGCCGAGATCCTGCTGACCGGCCGGCACATCACCGCCGCCGAGGCCAAGGAGTACGGGCTGGTCGGGCACGTGGTGCCGGACGGCACCGCGCTGGACAAGGCGCTGGAATTGGCCCAGCAGATCGCGAACAACGGTCCACTCGCGGTGCAGGCGATCCTGCGCACCCTCCGGGAAACCGAGGCGATGCACGAGCTGGACGCTTTCCAGATCGAAGCGAAGATCGGCATGTCGGTGTTCCGGTCCGCGGACGCCAAGGAAGGCCCGAAGGCCTTCGCCGAGAAGCGCAAGCCGAACTTCACCGGCAAGTAG
- a CDS encoding sigma-70 family RNA polymerase sigma factor, giving the protein MNDSARSATLTPDVLASFEGHRRELCAYAYRMLGSSFEAEDAVQETFTRAWKSYDSFEGRASLRSWLYRIATNVCLDMLDGPQRRARPMDLNGPGSPDSPLPPPQPDYVWIEPIPNALAFGADPAEHASTKDTLRLAFVAACQHLPATQRAILIMREVLRFSANETAEALTMSPASVNSALQRARATMSKVQPSDFDDFDESDENQRKLVDNFVSAFEAYDMDALTTLLKADVALSMPPFDLWVSGPANVAEFMLGTGSACKGSKMIRLEGANGHAAFGHYKPSEEPGVYVPWSITVLELDGETIAGLNFFLDTDKLFPLFDLPMELRESA; this is encoded by the coding sequence ATGAACGACTCGGCCAGATCCGCAACCCTCACTCCCGACGTGCTCGCGTCGTTCGAGGGACACCGGCGGGAGTTATGCGCCTACGCCTACCGCATGCTCGGTTCGTCCTTCGAAGCCGAGGATGCCGTCCAGGAGACCTTCACCCGCGCCTGGAAGTCCTACGACTCGTTCGAGGGCCGCGCCAGTCTGCGCTCCTGGCTGTACCGGATCGCCACCAATGTCTGTCTGGACATGCTCGACGGTCCGCAGCGCCGGGCACGCCCGATGGATCTCAACGGCCCCGGCAGCCCCGATTCCCCGCTGCCGCCGCCGCAACCCGACTATGTCTGGATCGAGCCGATCCCGAACGCCCTGGCCTTCGGTGCCGATCCGGCCGAGCACGCCTCCACCAAGGACACCCTGCGCCTGGCCTTCGTCGCCGCCTGTCAGCACCTGCCGGCCACCCAGCGCGCCATCCTGATCATGCGCGAGGTGCTGCGTTTCTCGGCCAACGAGACAGCCGAGGCCCTCACCATGTCCCCCGCCTCGGTGAACAGCGCTTTGCAGCGCGCCCGCGCCACCATGTCGAAAGTGCAGCCCAGCGATTTCGACGACTTCGACGAGTCCGACGAGAACCAGCGCAAGCTCGTCGACAATTTCGTCTCCGCCTTCGAGGCCTACGATATGGACGCGCTCACCACCCTGCTGAAAGCCGATGTGGCGCTGTCCATGCCGCCGTTCGACCTGTGGGTCTCCGGCCCCGCCAATGTCGCCGAGTTCATGCTCGGCACCGGCAGCGCGTGCAAGGGCTCCAAGATGATCCGGCTGGAAGGCGCCAACGGCCACGCCGCCTTCGGCCACTACAAGCCGAGCGAGGAACCGGGCGTCTACGTTCCGTGGTCGATCACGGTGCTGGAACTCGACGGTGAGACCATCGCCGGGCTCAATTTCTTCCTCGACACCGACAAGCTGTTCCCGCTCTTCGACCTGCCGATGGAGCTGCGCGAAAGCGCCTGA
- a CDS encoding VOC family protein: MSSKMIFINLPVDDLNRSKAFYEALGWKVNADFTDENAACIVVDDNILLMLLTKNFFTTFSKRPIADTVAATAAAYALSLASAQEVDALADAAVAAGGTEEVNADKRAQEAQVGMHGRTFIDPDGHQWEPFFMDYQPVPA, from the coding sequence ATGAGCAGCAAGATGATTTTCATCAACCTTCCGGTCGACGATCTGAACCGGTCCAAGGCCTTCTACGAGGCGCTGGGCTGGAAGGTGAATGCCGATTTCACCGATGAGAACGCCGCCTGCATCGTGGTCGACGACAACATCCTGCTGATGCTGCTGACCAAGAATTTCTTCACGACGTTCAGCAAGCGGCCGATCGCCGATACGGTCGCCGCCACCGCGGCCGCCTACGCGCTCTCGCTGGCCAGCGCACAGGAAGTCGACGCGCTGGCCGACGCGGCCGTCGCCGCGGGCGGGACCGAGGAGGTCAACGCGGACAAGCGGGCGCAGGAGGCCCAGGTCGGCATGCACGGCCGCACCTTCATCGATCCCGACGGGCACCAGTGGGAGCCGTTCTTCATGGACTATCAGCCGGTTCCCGCCTGA
- a CDS encoding acyl-CoA thioesterase domain-containing protein produces MEEMPPLAFFEATSAGFEPLPFAQSAWSPTMINGPAVCGLLARELENQYCPEGFLPSRLTVDMFRPPLKQTATVVTELVRQGNRIVVADAILRQDGQDMARASAVFLKLSEQPPGERWTRAEAPQPPDVPPAEGPTVPWWNSSDRPDGWTNRISDHQNEGHKKMWQTPLAAVLGEVPSPFVGAAVIGESTSLLTNWGTEGVGFINADLTIALARPAEGLEIGLEADNHLSADGVAVGSATLFDRRGAFGTCLVTALSNAQRAVNFGKGYRHPAEIAAQ; encoded by the coding sequence ATGGAAGAGATGCCGCCCCTGGCCTTCTTCGAGGCCACCTCGGCTGGTTTCGAACCGCTGCCGTTCGCGCAGAGCGCCTGGTCGCCCACCATGATCAACGGCCCGGCGGTGTGTGGCCTGCTGGCCCGGGAACTGGAGAACCAGTACTGCCCCGAGGGCTTCCTGCCGTCCCGGCTCACGGTCGACATGTTCCGGCCGCCGCTGAAGCAGACCGCCACCGTGGTGACCGAGCTGGTCCGGCAAGGCAATCGAATCGTGGTCGCCGACGCGATCTTACGGCAGGACGGCCAGGACATGGCGCGGGCCAGTGCGGTCTTCCTGAAGCTCTCCGAGCAGCCGCCGGGCGAGCGGTGGACCCGGGCCGAGGCTCCGCAGCCGCCCGATGTCCCACCCGCCGAGGGCCCGACCGTTCCGTGGTGGAACAGCAGCGACCGGCCCGACGGCTGGACCAATCGCATCAGTGACCATCAGAACGAGGGCCACAAGAAGATGTGGCAGACACCGCTGGCCGCGGTCCTGGGCGAGGTGCCGTCCCCCTTCGTGGGCGCGGCCGTCATCGGGGAATCGACCAGCCTGCTGACCAATTGGGGGACCGAAGGCGTCGGGTTCATCAACGCCGATCTCACCATCGCGCTGGCCCGCCCGGCCGAGGGCCTGGAAATCGGTCTCGAGGCCGACAATCACCTCAGCGCGGACGGCGTCGCCGTCGGCAGCGCGACCCTGTTCGATCGTCGCGGCGCGTTCGGCACCTGTCTGGTGACGGCGCTGTCGAACGCGCAGCGGGCCGTCAACTTCGGTAAGGGCTACCGGCACCCCGCGGAAATCGCCGCGCAGTAG
- a CDS encoding FAD-dependent oxidoreductase: MNTTPLPRTTTIAIVGAGPAGLTAAITLADAGIDFVLLDRLAQGANTSRAAVVHARTLEVLAELGLDTELIPRGIQVPIFRVHDGARTLAKIQFGGLPTAYPYTLMVPQDTTEEVLLERLHRAGGQVHRPYQVTRITDENDGVTIEYTDAVGVAGTIRADYVIGADGMHSVVRDQAGIGFTGAAYPESFVLADVRMTWPIARDEVALHLSPEGVTVVAPLPDADQPDRYRVVATLDDAPEHPTVADIQTILDTRGPGGDVKVTEVLWSSRFRVHHRVADRYRAGRILLAGDAAHVHSPAGGQGMNTGIQDAAFLGPLLARVVRGEPETLLDTYETTRRPVALEVVAFTDRMTRMATLRPRPARLLRNTVLSLATRIPAVRTRLAFRIAELQTR, translated from the coding sequence GTGAACACCACCCCGCTCCCCCGGACCACCACCATCGCCATCGTGGGCGCCGGTCCGGCCGGTCTCACCGCCGCGATCACCCTCGCCGACGCGGGGATCGATTTCGTCCTCCTGGATCGACTCGCGCAGGGCGCCAACACTTCTCGCGCCGCCGTGGTGCATGCCCGGACGCTGGAGGTGCTCGCGGAGCTCGGCCTCGACACGGAGTTGATCCCCCGCGGGATCCAGGTGCCGATCTTCCGCGTGCACGACGGAGCGCGGACGCTGGCCAAGATTCAGTTCGGCGGGCTACCCACCGCGTACCCCTACACCCTGATGGTGCCGCAGGACACCACCGAGGAAGTGCTGCTGGAGCGGCTGCACCGGGCGGGCGGACAAGTGCACCGGCCCTACCAGGTAACCCGGATCACCGACGAAAATGACGGCGTCACAATCGAATACACCGATGCTGTCGGTGTCGCGGGGACCATCCGGGCCGACTACGTGATCGGCGCGGACGGCATGCACAGCGTCGTCCGCGACCAGGCGGGCATCGGCTTCACCGGCGCCGCCTACCCGGAATCGTTCGTCCTGGCCGACGTCCGGATGACCTGGCCGATCGCCAGGGACGAAGTCGCGCTGCATCTTTCGCCGGAGGGCGTCACCGTCGTGGCTCCGCTCCCCGATGCCGATCAGCCCGACCGCTACCGGGTGGTGGCCACCCTGGACGACGCTCCGGAGCATCCCACGGTCGCCGACATCCAGACGATCCTCGACACCCGCGGCCCCGGCGGCGACGTGAAAGTCACCGAGGTGCTGTGGAGCTCGCGCTTCCGGGTGCATCACCGGGTAGCCGACCGGTACCGCGCGGGCCGCATCCTGCTCGCCGGTGACGCCGCCCATGTGCACAGCCCCGCCGGCGGCCAGGGCATGAACACCGGCATCCAGGACGCCGCTTTCCTCGGCCCGCTGCTGGCTCGCGTCGTCCGGGGCGAGCCCGAGACGCTCCTCGATACCTACGAAACCACCCGCCGCCCGGTCGCTCTGGAGGTAGTCGCCTTCACCGACCGGATGACGCGGATGGCCACCCTGCGCCCCCGCCCGGCCCGCCTGCTCCGCAACACCGTGCTGTCGCTGGCCACCCGCATCCCCGCGGTTCGCACCCGGCTGGCGTTTCGCATCGCCGAACTCCAGACCCGTTGA
- a CDS encoding cupin domain-containing protein, which produces MNSPSLTFRNGHRVTFVEEGADERGRYLRLEHVLPEAGRQAGPHWHPVLAERWTVRRGRLRFRIDGTEVAAEQGDSAEAAAGVVHEFWSEEPGTIIDHEIRPPLRHWEMFRLWQALDAAGKTTKGGVPRDPLALALLWDYQDGYLGGIPAGLQRAVFGSLARLARRLGYERRWLPPVHSRM; this is translated from the coding sequence ATGAACAGCCCGAGCCTGACATTCCGCAATGGCCATCGCGTCACCTTCGTCGAAGAAGGCGCGGATGAGCGCGGTCGCTACCTGCGGCTCGAGCACGTGCTCCCCGAGGCGGGACGGCAGGCCGGGCCGCATTGGCATCCCGTGCTCGCCGAACGCTGGACGGTGCGGCGCGGGCGGCTGCGCTTTCGCATCGACGGCACCGAAGTTGCCGCGGAACAGGGTGATTCGGCGGAAGCCGCCGCGGGCGTGGTGCACGAGTTCTGGAGCGAGGAACCGGGCACGATCATCGACCACGAGATCCGCCCACCGCTGCGGCACTGGGAGATGTTCCGGCTCTGGCAGGCGCTGGATGCCGCCGGGAAGACCACCAAGGGCGGCGTGCCGCGCGATCCGCTCGCGCTGGCGCTGTTGTGGGATTACCAGGACGGCTATCTCGGCGGTATCCCGGCCGGATTGCAGCGCGCGGTTTTCGGCAGTCTCGCCCGGCTCGCCCGGCGGCTCGGATACGAGCGCCGCTGGCTGCCGCCGGTGCATTCCCGGATGTAG
- the fadD8 gene encoding fatty-acid--CoA ligase FadD8, which produces MTTIDPDTRLRMPVHNGFSLLAGLRRHKNSPVVTLGDTVLTGADVLDAVSRYVSAFEANGIETGSPVGVLALNRPEVLFTIAAGQVRGHRRTALHPIGGLDDHAYVLADAGISTLILDPVPMFVQRARDLVDRVEGLNKVLVLGPVPDELSDVGVDFLAEVAKYEPRPVQAVELRPEDVISVSYTGGTTGKPKGVVGTAQAMATMTQIQLSEWEWPKRPKFLICTPLSHAGAAFFLPVVLLGGECIVVPRFDAGEVLKAIEAYKISATMLVPSMIYALLDHPDVDKYDLSSLETVYYGASAIDPTRLTQAIEKFGPIFAQYFGQSEAPMAISYLAKDEHDKARLTSCGRPSAALRVALIDAEDNDVGPGEVGEICVSGPLLAAGYLNLPEVTAETFRNGWLRTGDLARQDEDGFLHIVGRSKDMVVTGGFNVFPREVEDVVAEHDSVLGVAVVGVPDPQWGEAVTAVVVLDPAVAGDPAAVERVTGEISGTVKQRKGSVQVPKHYIVVEQLPLTGLGKPDKKAIRVLANERLGIA; this is translated from the coding sequence ATGACCACTATCGACCCCGATACCCGCCTGCGGATGCCTGTGCACAACGGGTTCAGCCTGCTCGCCGGACTCCGGCGGCACAAGAATTCTCCGGTGGTCACGCTCGGGGATACCGTGCTCACCGGTGCCGACGTGCTGGACGCCGTCAGCCGGTACGTGTCCGCGTTCGAGGCCAACGGTATCGAAACCGGTTCTCCGGTAGGGGTTCTCGCGCTGAATCGGCCCGAGGTGCTGTTCACGATCGCGGCCGGGCAGGTACGCGGGCATCGGCGGACCGCGCTGCACCCCATCGGCGGTCTCGACGATCACGCGTATGTGCTTGCGGACGCGGGCATTTCGACGCTCATCCTGGATCCGGTGCCGATGTTCGTACAGCGGGCCCGCGACCTGGTGGACCGCGTCGAGGGCCTGAACAAGGTGCTGGTGCTCGGTCCGGTGCCGGACGAATTGTCCGATGTCGGTGTGGATTTCCTCGCCGAGGTGGCGAAGTACGAGCCGCGACCGGTGCAGGCCGTGGAACTGCGGCCCGAGGACGTCATCTCGGTGAGCTACACCGGCGGCACCACCGGCAAGCCCAAAGGCGTCGTCGGCACCGCCCAGGCGATGGCCACCATGACCCAGATCCAGCTCTCGGAATGGGAGTGGCCGAAGCGCCCGAAATTCCTGATCTGCACGCCGCTGTCGCACGCGGGCGCGGCGTTCTTCCTGCCCGTGGTCCTGCTCGGCGGCGAGTGCATCGTGGTGCCGCGTTTCGACGCGGGCGAGGTGCTGAAGGCCATCGAGGCCTACAAGATCAGCGCCACCATGCTGGTGCCGTCGATGATCTACGCCCTGCTCGACCACCCCGACGTGGACAAGTACGACCTGTCATCGCTGGAAACGGTGTACTACGGCGCGTCCGCGATCGATCCCACCCGTTTGACGCAGGCCATCGAGAAGTTCGGGCCGATCTTCGCGCAGTACTTCGGGCAGTCCGAGGCCCCGATGGCGATCAGCTACCTGGCCAAGGACGAGCACGACAAGGCGCGGCTGACGTCCTGCGGGCGGCCCTCCGCGGCGTTGCGGGTCGCGCTGATCGACGCCGAGGACAACGATGTCGGCCCGGGGGAGGTCGGCGAAATCTGTGTCTCTGGACCACTTTTGGCCGCCGGCTATTTGAATCTGCCGGAGGTGACGGCCGAGACGTTCCGGAACGGCTGGCTGCGCACCGGCGACCTGGCGCGCCAGGACGAGGACGGCTTCCTGCACATCGTCGGCCGCAGCAAGGACATGGTCGTCACCGGCGGATTCAATGTCTTCCCACGCGAGGTGGAAGACGTTGTCGCCGAACATGACAGCGTGCTGGGCGTCGCCGTCGTCGGCGTCCCGGATCCACAGTGGGGCGAGGCGGTGACCGCCGTGGTGGTGCTCGATCCGGCGGTCGCCGGGGATCCCGCCGCGGTCGAGCGGGTGACCGGCGAGATCTCGGGGACCGTGAAGCAGCGCAAGGGCTCGGTACAGGTGCCCAAGCACTACATCGTCGTCGAACAGCTGCCGCTGACCGGCCTGGGCAAGCCGGACAAGAAGGCGATCCGGGTACTCGCGAACGAGCGCCTCGGCATCGCCTGA
- a CDS encoding acyl-CoA synthetase, whose product MSYNIADLVEHAIDLMPDRVALVDDVREVTYAQLEEQANKLAHYLLEHGVQQGDKVGLYSRNTIEAVIAMVAVFKARAVLINVNFRYVENELQYIFDNSDMVALIHERRYSDKVAAVRSNTPKLGTVIVLDDDTTGTIETAADSVDFATVLAESSGARDFGERSGDDIFMLYTGGTTGMPKGVMWRQEDWWRVLGGGINFVTGDRIEDEWQQAKTGAGNNQLVRYPIPPLIHGGSQCAVFHSLFDGGKAIMLPEFSGHGVWQAIDQHNVNLIFITGDAMARPMLDALKQGNPETGAPYQHSTLWAMASSAALFSPTLKDQFMEELPNTMITDSIGSSETGFGGLAVVTKGQTHTGGPRVKIDASTEVLDDEGNPVRPGSGEIGFIARKGHIPLGYYGDEAKTKATFKEFNGIRYSIPGDYARVEEDGTVTMLGRGSVSINSGGEKIYPEEVEGALKMHPDIFDALVVGVPDERWGQRVSAVVQCRGDQRPTLEDLRPILNKEISAYKLPRSLWFVDEIKRSPAGKPDYRWAKEQTESRPADEHADAGSK is encoded by the coding sequence GTGAGCTACAACATAGCGGACCTTGTCGAACACGCCATCGACCTCATGCCGGATCGCGTCGCGCTGGTCGACGACGTCCGCGAGGTGACTTACGCGCAGCTGGAGGAGCAAGCCAATAAACTGGCCCACTACCTGCTGGAACATGGTGTCCAGCAGGGTGACAAGGTGGGTCTCTACTCGCGCAACACCATCGAGGCCGTGATCGCCATGGTCGCGGTCTTCAAGGCGCGCGCGGTGTTGATCAACGTGAACTTCCGATACGTCGAGAACGAGTTGCAATACATCTTCGACAATTCGGACATGGTCGCGCTGATTCACGAGCGCCGCTACAGCGACAAGGTGGCCGCGGTCCGGTCGAACACCCCCAAGCTGGGAACCGTCATCGTCCTCGACGACGATACGACCGGAACGATCGAGACCGCAGCCGATTCCGTGGATTTCGCCACGGTGCTGGCGGAGTCCTCCGGTGCGCGCGACTTCGGCGAACGCTCCGGGGACGACATCTTCATGCTCTACACCGGCGGCACCACCGGCATGCCCAAGGGCGTGATGTGGCGTCAGGAGGACTGGTGGCGGGTACTCGGCGGCGGCATCAACTTCGTCACCGGTGATCGCATCGAGGACGAGTGGCAGCAGGCCAAGACCGGCGCGGGCAACAACCAACTGGTGCGCTACCCGATTCCGCCGCTGATCCACGGCGGCTCGCAGTGCGCGGTCTTCCACTCGCTTTTCGACGGCGGCAAGGCGATCATGCTGCCGGAGTTCAGCGGACACGGCGTCTGGCAGGCCATCGATCAGCACAACGTGAACCTGATCTTCATCACGGGTGACGCCATGGCCCGGCCCATGCTGGACGCGCTGAAGCAGGGCAATCCGGAAACCGGTGCGCCCTACCAGCATTCGACGCTGTGGGCGATGGCCTCGAGCGCGGCGCTGTTCTCGCCCACGCTCAAGGACCAGTTCATGGAAGAGCTGCCGAACACCATGATCACCGACTCGATCGGCTCCTCGGAGACCGGTTTCGGCGGTCTGGCCGTGGTCACCAAGGGGCAGACCCACACCGGCGGCCCGCGCGTGAAGATCGACGCCTCCACCGAGGTGCTCGACGACGAGGGCAATCCGGTGCGGCCGGGCTCGGGCGAAATCGGCTTCATCGCGCGCAAGGGACACATCCCGCTCGGTTATTACGGCGACGAGGCCAAGACCAAGGCGACGTTCAAGGAGTTCAACGGGATCCGCTATTCCATTCCCGGCGATTACGCCCGGGTGGAGGAGGACGGCACCGTCACCATGCTGGGCCGCGGTTCGGTCAGCATCAACAGCGGGGGCGAGAAGATCTATCCCGAAGAGGTGGAGGGTGCGCTGAAGATGCACCCGGACATCTTCGACGCTCTGGTCGTAGGCGTGCCGGACGAGCGCTGGGGACAACGCGTTTCGGCGGTCGTGCAGTGTCGCGGCGACCAGCGCCCGACGCTCGAGGACCTGCGCCCGATCCTGAACAAGGAGATCTCGGCCTACAAGCTGCCGCGCAGCCTGTGGTTCGTCGACGAGATCAAGCGGTCGCCGGCCGGTAAGCCGGACTACCGCTGGGCCAAGGAGCAGACCGAGTCGCGACCGGCCGACGAGCATGCCGATGCGGGCAGCAAGTAA